From the Balearica regulorum gibbericeps isolate bBalReg1 chromosome 4, bBalReg1.pri, whole genome shotgun sequence genome, one window contains:
- the FGL1 gene encoding fibrinogen-like protein 1, translating to MKILIMIDFVLAASMMDAIGSSDPQNCFQEQIRLQGQVRLLEHRVKQQQLKIVQLLEKKEIQYSDRGDENSVIDLGGKRQYSDCAEIYNDGHKQSGFYKMKPIQSPTEFLAFCDMSEGGGWTVFQRRSDGSQNFDRVWNDYEEGFGNFLLTNGEYWLGNKNLHYLTNQGNYTLRIDLTDFEGERRFAQYARFRVAGEEHSYEMSCGEYSGTAGDSLAGGFHPEVKWWADHRGMKFSTRDRDNDNYEGNCAEEEKAGWWFNRCHSANLNGLYYKGPYTAKTDNGIVWYTWHGWWYSLKSVVMKVRPEDFEPNIV from the exons GATCCACAGAACTGTTTTCAAGAGCAGATACGACTTCAGGGCCAGGTGAGGCTTCTAGAACATCgtgtgaaacagcagcagttaaAAATTGTACAGCTTTTAGAGAAGAAAGAGATTCAGTACAGTGACAGAGGAGATGAAAACAGTGTCATTGACTTGGGAGGAAAAAGACAGTATTCAG ATTGTGCGGAAATCTACAATGATGGCCATAAGCAAAGTGGATTTTATAAGATGAAACCTATCCAGAGTCCTACTGAATTCCTTGCCTTCTGTGACATGTCTGAAGGGGGTGGCTGGACTGTTTTTCAGAGACGTTCTGATGGCAGCCAGAATTTTGATAG AGTCTGGAATGACTATGAAGAAGGctttggaaattttcttttgacaaaTGGTGAATATTggcttggaaataaaaatcttcattatttGACTAATCAAG GGAACTATACTTTAAGAATTGATCTAACTGATTTTGAAGGAGAACGGCGTTTTGCACAATATGCAAGATTCAGAGTTGCAGGTGAAGAg cATTCTTATGAGATGAGCTGTGGTGAGTACTCTGGTACAGCTGGTGATTCCCTTGCTGGTGGATTTCATCCTGAAGTAAAATGGTGGGCTGATCATCGAGGAATGAAATTCAGTACTAGAGACAGGGATAATGACAACTATGAAGGGAACTGtgctgaagaggaaaaggcTGGCTGGTGGTTTAACAG GTGTCACTCTGCCAACTTGAACGGTTTGTACTACAAAGGCCCCTATACTGCAAAGACAGACAACGGGATTGTTTGGTACACTTGGCATGGGTGGTGGTATTCTCTGAAATCCGTTGTCATGAAGGTCAGACCAGAAGACTTTGAACCTAATAttgtttaa